One genomic window of Halovivax cerinus includes the following:
- a CDS encoding lipoyl domain-containing protein, translating into MSADTERVAVDTADYWPADAEEDEGVVVDWFVNEGGSVAEGDTLCAFQVEKVDVDVPAPTAGTIDEIALDEDDELERGDVLAWIRPE; encoded by the coding sequence ATGAGCGCCGACACCGAGCGCGTCGCCGTCGACACGGCGGACTACTGGCCGGCGGACGCGGAGGAAGACGAGGGCGTCGTCGTCGACTGGTTCGTAAACGAGGGCGGGAGCGTCGCCGAGGGTGACACCCTCTGTGCGTTCCAGGTCGAGAAGGTGGACGTCGACGTTCCCGCCCCGACGGCCGGCACGATCGACGAGATTGCCCTCGACGAGGACGACGAACTCGAACGCGGCGACGTCCTCGCCTGGATCCGCCCGGAGTAA
- a CDS encoding alpha-ketoacid dehydrogenase subunit beta translates to MAQQEPEQDARTLTMSRAMVEAIAFEMREDDEVFYMGEDVADYEGIFDSTTGLREEFGYDRIMDVPISETAYIGAAVGAAQAGMRPIAELMFVDFFGVGMDQIYNQMAKNTYMSGATVSVPMVLTTAVGGTYNDAAQHSQTLYGTFAHLPGMKVVVPSTAYDAKGLMHNAIRDDDPVVYMFHKRLMGIGWMPAPDGPKTGVPEGDYTIPFGSADVKREGADVTVVTLGLHVHRALEAADSLAADGIDAEVIDLRTLVPLDTETVTDSVAKTGRLVVVDEDYRSFGVTGEIVARVAEADLDDLEAVERVAVPDVPIPYARPLEDEVIPDAADVEQAIRAVHEGE, encoded by the coding sequence ATGGCCCAGCAAGAGCCCGAACAGGACGCCCGGACGCTGACGATGAGCCGGGCGATGGTCGAGGCGATCGCCTTCGAGATGCGCGAGGACGACGAGGTCTTCTACATGGGCGAGGACGTCGCCGATTACGAGGGCATCTTCGACAGCACGACCGGCCTCCGCGAGGAGTTCGGCTACGACCGGATCATGGACGTTCCCATCAGCGAGACGGCCTACATCGGCGCGGCCGTCGGCGCCGCTCAGGCGGGGATGCGCCCGATTGCCGAGCTGATGTTCGTCGACTTCTTCGGCGTCGGCATGGACCAGATCTACAACCAGATGGCCAAGAACACGTACATGAGCGGGGCGACCGTCTCCGTCCCGATGGTCCTGACGACCGCCGTCGGCGGGACCTACAACGACGCCGCCCAGCACTCCCAGACCCTCTACGGGACGTTCGCCCACCTCCCGGGGATGAAGGTCGTGGTGCCGTCGACCGCCTACGACGCCAAGGGGCTCATGCACAACGCGATTCGCGACGACGACCCCGTGGTCTACATGTTCCACAAGCGCCTGATGGGGATCGGCTGGATGCCCGCGCCGGACGGCCCGAAGACGGGCGTGCCGGAGGGCGACTACACCATCCCCTTCGGGAGCGCCGACGTCAAACGCGAGGGCGCGGACGTGACCGTCGTCACCCTCGGCCTGCACGTCCACCGCGCGCTCGAGGCCGCCGACTCGCTCGCCGCCGACGGGATCGACGCCGAAGTGATCGACCTCCGGACGCTCGTTCCGCTCGATACCGAGACCGTCACCGATTCCGTCGCGAAGACCGGCCGACTGGTGGTCGTCGACGAGGACTACCGGTCGTTCGGCGTCACCGGCGAGATCGTCGCCCGCGTCGCCGAGGCCGACCTCGACGATCTGGAGGCCGTCGAACGGGTCGCCGTGCCGGACGTACCGATTCCGTACGCTCGCCCGCTCGAAGACGAGGTCATCCCGGACGCCGCGGACGTCGAGCAGGCGATCCGCGCGGTCCACGAGGGCGAATGA
- a CDS encoding 2-oxo acid dehydrogenase subunit E2 yields MPPSDTDPGDDEGADSDAPNSNAPDPDTPDPDATDESGRTIREERSLTPMRRTIAKRLSESYRNAVHVTASREIDAEALLAAAESADDRLDVDVSLIDLVLGAVSGALEAHPAFNATYEDETHRLYAEHNVGIAVDVDAGLVAPVVRDLGSLTLAEQVAERRRLTEAVRSGDYSMADLRGATFTVTNLGVLGVDSFTPVINPPEVAILGVGRLREHATPGEDGVEFRRRITFDLSFDHRVVDGADAARFLGTLAEHTQNAAQFVPGK; encoded by the coding sequence ATGCCACCATCCGACACCGATCCCGGTGACGACGAGGGGGCCGACTCTGACGCACCCAACTCGAACGCACCAGACCCGGACACGCCCGATCCTGACGCGACCGACGAGTCCGGACGCACGATCCGCGAGGAGCGCTCGCTCACGCCGATGCGGCGGACCATCGCGAAGCGTCTCTCCGAGAGCTATCGCAACGCCGTCCACGTCACCGCGAGCCGAGAGATCGACGCCGAGGCACTGCTCGCTGCGGCCGAGTCGGCTGACGACCGGCTCGACGTCGACGTCTCCCTGATCGACCTCGTCCTCGGTGCAGTCTCGGGCGCGCTCGAGGCCCACCCCGCGTTCAACGCCACCTACGAGGACGAGACCCACCGGCTCTACGCGGAGCACAACGTCGGGATCGCCGTCGACGTCGACGCCGGCCTGGTCGCGCCGGTCGTCCGGGACCTGGGTTCGCTGACGCTCGCCGAACAGGTCGCAGAACGCCGGCGATTGACCGAGGCCGTTCGATCGGGCGACTATTCGATGGCCGACCTTCGGGGCGCCACGTTCACGGTCACGAACCTGGGCGTCCTCGGCGTCGACTCGTTCACGCCGGTCATCAACCCGCCCGAGGTCGCCATCCTCGGCGTCGGCCGGCTTCGTGAACACGCCACGCCGGGCGAGGATGGGGTAGAATTCAGGCGGCGGATCACGTTCGACCTGAGCTTCGATCACCGGGTCGTCGACGGGGCGGACGCAGCCAGGTTCCTCGGCACCCTCGCA